One Desulfuromonadales bacterium genomic window, TGCCGTCGCCGAAGGGAAGGATGCCGGCCTCCATGGCAACGCCGAACATGACGGCAGTCTCGATGGAGTCGATGCCGATATCGTCCATGAGGTTGTCGGCCTTGGCGATGTCATCGAGGTCCTCGATGCAGCAGTCGGCCCCCAGGCCCCAGATCGTCTCGTACTCGAAGCCGGAAGTCATGTACTTGCCTTCCTTGTCGGGATAGACCTGGGAGCACTGGATGATGCAGCCGGCATGGCAGCCGTGCTTCGGCTTGCCGCCGCGGGCGACGATGGTGTCGTGCATCGTCTCGCCGCTGATCTTGTCATGGGCGTCGAAGCGGCCGACGGTAAAATTGCGGGTCGGCAGGCCGCCGGCCTCGTTGAGGATGTTGACCAGGACGTTGGTGCCGTAGGTGGGCAGGCCTTCGCCGGAAACCGGATGGTCGAGCAGAGCCTTGGCGAAGGTGCGCGCGGCGGTCTTGAACTTTTCGGGATCGGCGATCTTGATGCCGGGGGCGCCGGCATCGTCGATGGAGATGCACTTGATCTTCTTCGAGCCCATCACCGCGCCGAGACCGCCACGGCCGTGGCTGCGGATCTTGCTGTCGGGGTCCTTGACCGAGATGTTGGCCGCGGCCATTTTCATCTCGCCGGCCGGGCCGATGGTGATGACGCCGGTTTTCTTGCCGAGCTTGGCTTCGAGAGCCTCGATCACGGCAAAGTTCCCCTTGCCGGCCAGTTCGTTCGCTTCGGCGATGGTCACGCCGTCCTTGGTGACATGCAGGCTGTACCAGCTATCGCCCTTGGGCAGGCCCTCGATGATCAGGGCCTTGATCCCCATGCGGCCGAACATCTGGGCCGAGGTGCCACCGGAATTGCTTTCCTTGATGGTGCCGGTCAGAGGGCTTTTGGCGCCGCAGGACATGCGGCCGGAGTTGGCTGCGGCGGTGCCGCTGAGCAGGCCGGGGGCGAAGACCAGCTTGTTGTTTTCACCCAGGGGATGGCAGGTGGGGACGACCTCTTCGGCGACGATGGTCGAGGTCAGGGCGCGGCCACCGAGGCCGGCCCAGCGCTGGGGCACTTCCTCGATGCTGGTGCTGAGGGTGTTCATGTTGACGCGAAAAATCTTTTCCATGCTGCTCTTCTCCCTTTCTTGTTATTTCGTCCGCGGACGCGGAGGATATCTCCTTTCCGAAAGGGAGGCCCCGCCGTTTCCAGCGAAACCCGTTGGCCGGCCGCCCTGAGGACCTTCCTGTTAGGCGGCAAGGCTCGGAGATTTTTTTAGCATAACCGGATTCAGCCTCGGCACAACCCTTGCGCAACAAAATTACTGCCGCTGCGTAAAGACGGCGAGAGAGGGGAGCATTCCCCTCCCTCGCCGGGTGGGCCGAAGCAAACCGGTGCCGCGACTTACATGGCGGCCTTGTAAATACCGACCACGCAGTCGAGGGTGGCGATGCGGGGATTGGTCAGCATGCAGGCGTCTTTCATGGCGTTTTCTGCCATGATCCGCAGGTCGGTTTCCTGCACGTTGAGGGCCTTGAGGCCGGCAGGGATGCCGATGTCGCTGGAAAGCTTGCGGATGGCAGCGATACCCTTGGCGGCGGCGGCGACATCGGAGAGGCCGTCGATGTTCTCGCCCATGGCGACGGCGATGTCGGCGAAGCGCTTGGGATTGGAGATCATGTTGAACTCACAGACAGCCGGCAGCAGGATGGCGTTGCAGACCCCGTGCGGGAGATTGTAGAAGCCGCCGAGCTGGTGAGCCATGGCGTGGACGTAGCCGAGGCTGGCGTTGTTGAAGGCCATGCCGGCCAGGTACTCGGCGTAGGCCATCTTGTCGCGGGCCTCGAGGTTCTTGCCGTTGGCGACGGCCGGGCGCAGGTATTCGGCGATCAGTTCGATCGCCTTGATGGCGCAGGCGTCGGTAATCGGGGTGGCAATGGTGGAGACGTAGGCCTCGACGGCGTGGGTCAGGGCGTCCATGCCGGTGGCGGCGGTGAGGGGGGCCGGCTTGCCG contains:
- a CDS encoding aldehyde ferredoxin oxidoreductase C-terminal domain-containing protein → MEKIFRVNMNTLSTSIEEVPQRWAGLGGRALTSTIVAEEVVPTCHPLGENNKLVFAPGLLSGTAAANSGRMSCGAKSPLTGTIKESNSGGTSAQMFGRMGIKALIIEGLPKGDSWYSLHVTKDGVTIAEANELAGKGNFAVIEALEAKLGKKTGVITIGPAGEMKMAAANISVKDPDSKIRSHGRGGLGAVMGSKKIKCISIDDAGAPGIKIADPEKFKTAARTFAKALLDHPVSGEGLPTYGTNVLVNILNEAGGLPTRNFTVGRFDAHDKISGETMHDTIVARGGKPKHGCHAGCIIQCSQVYPDKEGKYMTSGFEYETIWGLGADCCIEDLDDIAKADNLMDDIGIDSIETAVMFGVAMEAGILPFGDGKGVIRLLQEEIAKGTALGRVLGNGAASVGKTYGVTRVPVVKGQGIPAYDPRSVKGIGITYATSTMGADHTAGYTIATNILNVGGYVDPLKKEGQVELSRNLQIATAAVDSTGMCIFVAFPALDIPECLPALIDMINARFGIALTGDDVINLGKTVLKTERKFNIAAGFTSQHDRLPEFFKYEPVAPHNAVWDFTDEEIDAFWNF
- a CDS encoding iron-containing alcohol dehydrogenase, which gives rise to MALADQTFGFFIPTVSLMGVGSSKEAGEQVKQLGAKKALLVTDKGISGMGMADQIKKQVEAAGVGCVIFDGAEPNPTDKNVHDGLKVYQDNKCDSIISLGGGSSHDCAKGIGMVASNGGHIRDLEGVNKTTKPMPPFVAINTTAGTASEMTRFCIITNTDTKVKMAIVDWRCTPNIAINDPVLMVGKPAPLTAATGMDALTHAVEAYVSTIATPITDACAIKAIELIAEYLRPAVANGKNLEARDKMAYAEYLAGMAFNNASLGYVHAMAHQLGGFYNLPHGVCNAILLPAVCEFNMISNPKRFADIAVAMGENIDGLSDVAAAAKGIAAIRKLSSDIGIPAGLKALNVQETDLRIMAENAMKDACMLTNPRIATLDCVVGIYKAAM